A region of Thermobifida halotolerans DNA encodes the following proteins:
- a CDS encoding DUF6412 domain-containing protein, with product MALVLFAVQALLFGMDGTPFDAGPLTVLAVLAVGAALFWFVVPGHRLRPSTETEPGARRGAMRLRQQRVGVVVSTAPNVPGKPRPRAPGAAVPAA from the coding sequence ATGGCGCTCGTCCTCTTCGCCGTCCAGGCGCTCCTGTTCGGGATGGACGGCACCCCGTTCGACGCGGGTCCTCTCACCGTGCTGGCGGTGCTGGCCGTCGGCGCGGCTCTGTTCTGGTTCGTCGTCCCCGGTCACCGCCTCCGGCCGTCCACCGAGACCGAACCCGGGGCTCGACGCGGCGCGATGCGCCTACGGCAGCAGCGCGTCGGCGTCGTCGTCTCCACAGCCCCCAACGTGCCCGGAAAACCCCGGCCACGGGCACCCGGCGCGGCCGTCCCGGCCGCGTGA
- the hemC gene encoding hydroxymethylbilane synthase → MLPVEQQRLRIGTRISPTARVHALQVRDLLAKALPEVSMEIIPVETAAERRVGGFASLHGRTAAKRELDRRLLSGQIDLAVHWMKEVPSDSTVPEGITFGAYIRREDIHDVVVFRAGSPYRSLAELPEGAAVGVPSVHRCGQLLRHRPDLHVLTTHGDADSQIDTLDAQDEYEAVVVARSEIARPHPPDDRAVQTLDLEVMCPPVGAAAIGVACRIDDVPLADLLYTIDDPVTRSHITAERTLQHGLKAHYDSPIAGHCRSLPDGKLSLRGMVFTRDGKHMIEVCEQDAPNRPTRLGTRVAAALLSRGVGALIGN, encoded by the coding sequence GTGCTTCCTGTAGAACAGCAACGGTTACGGATCGGTACCCGCATCTCCCCCACCGCCCGGGTCCACGCCCTCCAAGTGCGTGACCTGCTGGCCAAAGCCCTTCCCGAAGTCTCGATGGAGATCATCCCCGTCGAGACCGCGGCCGAGCGTCGTGTCGGCGGGTTCGCCTCGCTGCACGGGCGCACCGCCGCCAAACGGGAACTCGACCGACGGCTGCTCTCCGGCCAGATCGACCTCGCGGTGCACTGGATGAAGGAGGTCCCCAGCGACTCCACCGTCCCCGAGGGAATCACCTTCGGCGCCTACATCCGCCGCGAGGACATCCACGACGTGGTGGTCTTCCGGGCCGGTTCCCCGTACCGGTCGCTCGCGGAACTCCCCGAAGGCGCCGCCGTGGGCGTTCCTTCGGTCCACCGCTGCGGGCAACTCCTGCGCCACCGCCCCGACCTGCACGTCCTCACCACCCACGGCGACGCCGACAGTCAGATCGACACGCTCGACGCCCAGGACGAGTACGAGGCGGTGGTCGTGGCCCGCTCCGAGATCGCCCGTCCCCACCCGCCGGACGACCGGGCCGTGCAGACCCTCGACCTGGAGGTGATGTGCCCGCCGGTCGGCGCCGCGGCGATCGGGGTGGCCTGCCGGATCGACGACGTCCCCCTCGCCGATCTGCTCTACACGATCGACGACCCGGTCACCCGGTCCCACATCACCGCCGAACGCACCCTGCAACACGGGCTGAAGGCGCACTACGACAGCCCCATCGCCGGTCACTGCCGGTCCCTTCCCGACGGGAAGCTCTCCCTGCGCGGAATGGTGTTCACCCGCGACGGCAAGCACATGATCGAGGTGTGCGAGCAGGACGCCCCCAACCGGCCGACCCGGTTGGGCACCCGCGTCGCCGCCGCGCTGCTCAGCCGCGGCGTGGGCGCGCTCATCGGGAACTGA